From a region of the Bradyrhizobium sp. KBS0727 genome:
- a CDS encoding GcrA family cell cycle regulator produces MSVANQACLRQRSLGKLTMWNDRLDARLLKLKREGLSFAEIGERMGVTRNAALGRFQRLNGVVFPSTLERRRTRAAAARLKIDTRLRKEGEIIRKMKAAIAAGTDRAKAMSQARAAGASFRAIGEVFGVSRERAYQIATAAPVGRSRKT; encoded by the coding sequence ATGTCGGTGGCAAATCAGGCCTGTCTCCGTCAACGGTCGCTCGGGAAGTTGACGATGTGGAATGATAGGCTTGACGCCAGACTATTGAAATTGAAGCGGGAGGGACTTTCGTTCGCCGAGATCGGGGAGCGAATGGGGGTCACACGCAACGCAGCGCTTGGACGATTTCAGCGGCTCAACGGCGTGGTTTTTCCGTCGACGCTCGAGCGGCGTCGAACGAGGGCGGCCGCCGCCCGGCTCAAGATAGACACCCGCCTCCGAAAGGAGGGGGAGATCATTCGGAAGATGAAAGCTGCCATCGCCGCCGGGACAGACCGGGCCAAGGCGATGAGTCAAGCTCGTGCCGCCGGGGCCAGCTTCCGAGCTATCGGCGAAGTCTTCGGAGTGTCGAGGGAGCGTGCCTACCAGATAGCGACTGCGGCTCCAGTTGGGCGCTCCCGGAAAACTTGA
- a CDS encoding ketopantoate reductase family protein has protein sequence MGRKIAIVGAGAVGGYAGAHMVQAGEDVTFIDPWPEHVEHMRKHGLRVTHAMDVPEFTVPVRALHVTDAQQLAKEAPVDIAFVCMKSYDTAWATMMIRQYLAPDGYVVSLQNCMNEETIAGIVGWGKTLGCIASSITVNLPEPGHIHRGAGKHGAAHTVFRAGEVHGRISPRAEELCRLVGYADSAKVTNNLWGERWSKLVANAMQNGLSACTGLPGGQMLESEPIRRFATRLGSEAIRVGQAHGYQLEEVLHIPPETIARAGEGDETAMRACDEQRFKDAKKTASGQRPSMGQDMQKGRRTEIEFLNGFIVREGKKVGVACKANTVLTDLVLRVERGELQADPKHITELRLN, from the coding sequence ATGGGTCGGAAGATAGCCATCGTTGGTGCAGGCGCGGTCGGCGGCTACGCCGGCGCCCACATGGTGCAGGCGGGCGAGGACGTCACCTTCATCGATCCCTGGCCCGAACATGTCGAGCACATGCGAAAGCACGGCCTGCGTGTCACCCACGCGATGGATGTCCCGGAATTCACGGTTCCCGTCCGGGCGCTGCACGTCACCGACGCCCAGCAGCTCGCCAAGGAGGCGCCGGTCGACATCGCCTTTGTCTGCATGAAATCCTACGACACCGCCTGGGCCACCATGATGATCCGGCAGTATCTGGCGCCGGACGGCTACGTGGTGTCGCTGCAGAACTGCATGAACGAAGAGACCATCGCCGGCATCGTCGGCTGGGGCAAGACGCTGGGGTGCATCGCGAGCAGCATCACCGTCAACCTGCCCGAGCCCGGCCACATCCACCGCGGCGCCGGCAAGCACGGGGCCGCGCATACCGTATTCCGCGCCGGCGAAGTGCACGGCCGCATCTCGCCACGGGCGGAAGAGCTCTGCCGCCTCGTCGGCTATGCCGACAGCGCCAAGGTCACCAACAACCTGTGGGGCGAGCGCTGGTCGAAACTGGTCGCCAATGCCATGCAGAACGGCCTCTCCGCCTGCACCGGCCTGCCCGGCGGCCAGATGCTGGAGAGCGAGCCGATCCGCCGCTTCGCCACCCGGCTCGGCAGCGAAGCGATCCGCGTCGGCCAGGCGCATGGCTATCAGCTCGAGGAGGTCCTGCACATTCCGCCCGAGACCATCGCGCGCGCCGGCGAAGGCGACGAGACGGCGATGCGCGCCTGCGACGAGCAGCGCTTCAAGGACGCGAAGAAGACCGCGTCCGGGCAACGCCCGTCGATGGGCCAGGACATGCAGAAAGGGCGGCGCACCGAGATCGAATTCCTCAACGGCTTCATCGTGCGCGAAGGCAAAAAGGTCGGCGTTGCCTGCAAGGCCAATACGGTGCTGACGGATCTGGTGCTGCGCGTCGAACGCGGCGAGTTGCAGGCCGATCCGAAGCACATCACCGAGCTGCGATTGAACTAG
- a CDS encoding IS110 family transposase produces the protein MSEVTTIGLDIAKHVFHAHGADEQGRAVFSKRISRGKLLDFFAAQPSCTVALEACGGAHYWARQLTQLGHKVQLIPPAYVKPFVKRQKNDANDAEAICEAAQRPSMRFVAVKSEQQQAAGLVFRTRNLLVRQRTQLINAIRGHLTEYGWIAPKGPSHVAMLADLIEEEEMASSLPEAAHAMFRLMLDLLAGLNGKIADLDKEIARRAREDEVSRRLMTIPGIGPISATAIAALAPPAETFATGRDFAAWLGLTPLQRSTGGKQKLGATSKMGERTLRRLLIIGSSAVVKQAGKRGAPKGSWLEQILARKPRMLVTVALANKMARIVWALLVKQENYKAPVAAKA, from the coding sequence ATGTCAGAGGTTACCACAATCGGTCTGGATATCGCCAAGCATGTTTTTCACGCTCACGGAGCGGATGAGCAGGGTCGAGCGGTATTCAGTAAGAGGATCAGCCGGGGAAAATTGCTGGATTTCTTCGCAGCCCAGCCGAGTTGCACGGTAGCGCTGGAGGCATGTGGCGGAGCACATTACTGGGCCCGTCAGCTCACCCAGCTTGGCCATAAAGTTCAGCTGATCCCGCCTGCCTATGTAAAGCCGTTCGTGAAGCGGCAAAAGAATGACGCGAACGATGCCGAGGCGATCTGCGAAGCCGCTCAGCGGCCGAGCATGCGGTTCGTGGCCGTGAAGAGCGAACAACAACAGGCGGCGGGTCTGGTGTTTCGGACCCGTAATCTGTTAGTGCGGCAGCGAACCCAGTTGATCAACGCGATTCGAGGACACCTCACTGAATATGGTTGGATCGCACCTAAGGGGCCGTCGCATGTGGCGATGCTTGCCGACCTGATCGAGGAAGAAGAGATGGCCAGCTCGCTTCCCGAAGCCGCCCACGCCATGTTCCGATTGATGTTAGACCTGCTCGCCGGCCTCAATGGTAAGATCGCAGATCTCGACAAGGAGATCGCGCGCCGTGCTCGCGAGGACGAAGTATCGCGCAGGCTGATGACCATTCCTGGCATCGGCCCAATCTCGGCCACCGCGATCGCTGCCCTAGCACCGCCAGCCGAGACCTTTGCCACGGGCCGCGACTTTGCCGCCTGGCTGGGTCTCACGCCTCTTCAAAGGTCGACAGGCGGCAAGCAGAAGCTTGGCGCGACGTCCAAAATGGGCGAGCGCACGCTCAGACGCCTACTCATCATTGGCAGTAGCGCCGTCGTAAAGCAGGCAGGCAAACGCGGCGCACCAAAGGGTTCTTGGCTCGAACAGATACTGGCTCGCAAGCCGCGGATGTTGGTGACTGTTGCGCTCGCCAACAAGATGGCGCGGATCGTTTGGGCGCTACTTGTAAAGCAGGAGAATTACAAGGCTCCGGTCGCCGCCAAGGCGTGA
- a CDS encoding c-type cytochrome: MSMRNALLIAVSGLGLAMASAGAIAAESPNLGRVATPEEIAPWDISIGPDGVGLPPGSGAPKQGEAVFAAKCVACHGEKGAGKPNDQLVGGLGTLPGDKPPVKTVGSFWPYATTVFDYVRRAMPHNESKSLTNDEIYAVVAYILNLNGIIADIDTMDARTLPKVKMPNRDGFVTFSRGK, translated from the coding sequence ATGTCTATGCGTAACGCCCTCCTCATCGCCGTTTCAGGTCTTGGTCTTGCCATGGCTTCGGCCGGTGCAATCGCGGCTGAAAGTCCAAACCTCGGACGGGTGGCAACACCGGAGGAAATTGCGCCTTGGGATATCAGTATTGGTCCAGACGGCGTTGGTCTGCCGCCAGGTAGCGGGGCCCCGAAGCAGGGTGAAGCCGTGTTCGCGGCGAAATGCGTCGCCTGCCATGGCGAGAAAGGAGCCGGCAAGCCCAACGATCAGCTCGTGGGCGGTTTAGGGACGCTTCCCGGTGACAAGCCTCCGGTCAAAACCGTGGGAAGCTTCTGGCCCTACGCTACGACCGTCTTCGACTATGTGCGGCGGGCAATGCCGCATAACGAATCGAAGTCACTGACCAACGATGAGATTTATGCGGTCGTCGCTTATATCCTGAACCTCAACGGCATCATTGCAGATATCGACACAATGGATGCGCGGACGTTGCCAAAAGTAAAAATGCCGAACCGGGATGGATTTGTGACGTTTTCGCGCGGAAAATAG
- the soxC gene encoding sulfite dehydrogenase encodes MAADRSTVHGSDLDIVAGNGLLHRRMFLTAGTAAAAAVASSALPNPAAADALPVESWMKVPGSGFAGYGQPSKYEEKVARTWNTAPGTTGTGAARTPLHLLDGMITPNGVHFERSHSGIPDINPDTHRLLIHGLVKRPLIFTLENLERYPRESRVAFLECGGNGQLLYQKEPAPVGVQAIHGLVSCAEWTGVKLSILLQEVGVDPKGRWILAEGGDAAGMSRSIPLAKAMEDALIALYQNGERVRPSNGYPMRLLLPGYEGNMNVKWLRRIKVTEGPTMTKDETSKYTITLPDGKSLQFMFPQEGKSVITQPSPGLTMKEPGLYEISGLAWSGYGKITKVEVSADGGKSWAKAALQPPVLSKALTRFRIPWRWNGGPAVLQSRATDETGYMQPTREKMIAARGNRTIYHSNAITTWAVSNKGEVKHVYA; translated from the coding sequence ATGGCTGCTGATCGATCGACCGTTCACGGGTCCGATCTGGACATCGTGGCGGGGAACGGCCTCCTTCATCGCCGTATGTTTTTGACAGCGGGTACTGCTGCCGCGGCCGCCGTTGCCAGTTCCGCTCTGCCTAATCCAGCTGCCGCCGACGCGTTACCGGTTGAGTCCTGGATGAAGGTGCCGGGATCCGGATTCGCCGGCTACGGCCAGCCATCGAAATACGAAGAAAAGGTCGCCAGAACCTGGAACACCGCGCCAGGCACGACTGGCACAGGTGCCGCCCGCACACCGCTCCATTTGCTTGACGGCATGATCACGCCCAACGGCGTGCATTTTGAGCGTTCTCATAGCGGCATCCCCGACATTAACCCGGATACTCACCGGCTGTTGATCCACGGCCTGGTCAAGCGTCCGCTGATCTTCACGCTGGAAAACCTGGAACGCTACCCGAGGGAGTCGCGCGTCGCGTTTCTCGAATGTGGTGGTAACGGCCAATTGCTGTACCAGAAAGAGCCCGCCCCGGTCGGCGTCCAGGCTATTCACGGTCTCGTCTCCTGCGCCGAATGGACGGGCGTGAAGCTCTCGATCCTGCTGCAAGAAGTTGGTGTCGATCCGAAGGGCAGATGGATTCTAGCCGAAGGTGGCGATGCCGCCGGCATGAGCCGAAGCATTCCGCTGGCGAAGGCGATGGAAGACGCTTTGATCGCGCTCTACCAGAACGGCGAGCGTGTGCGACCATCGAACGGCTACCCGATGCGGCTCCTGCTGCCGGGATATGAAGGCAACATGAATGTGAAATGGCTCCGGCGCATCAAGGTGACCGAAGGACCGACGATGACCAAGGACGAGACATCGAAGTACACGATCACCTTGCCCGACGGGAAATCCCTTCAGTTTATGTTTCCCCAGGAAGGAAAGTCGGTGATCACGCAGCCTTCACCAGGGCTGACTATGAAAGAGCCCGGCCTTTATGAAATCTCGGGCCTTGCCTGGTCGGGCTATGGCAAGATCACCAAGGTTGAGGTCTCGGCTGACGGCGGCAAAAGCTGGGCAAAGGCGGCGCTACAGCCGCCCGTGCTGTCGAAGGCGTTGACGCGCTTCCGTATTCCGTGGCGGTGGAACGGCGGGCCGGCGGTCCTGCAAAGCCGCGCGACCGACGAGACCGGTTATATGCAGCCGACGCGTGAGAAGATGATCGCCGCGCGCGGCAATCGAACGATCTATCACTCCAACGCCATTACGACCTGGGCCGTTTCTAACAAAGGCGAGGTAAAGCATGTCTATGCGTAA
- a CDS encoding sorbosone dehydrogenase family protein, protein MTMSSIMARIVALIGGVALQWRKLQGEAPAPAWGNAPVVPEAKPQGALPTLKMPTARGWSDGQKPVAAPGLKVNAFATGLKHPRWINVLPNGDVLIAESNQIAGPPRTVFHYAMQATMRRARALGDSANRITLFRDRDGDGVAEVRETFMEGLNQPFGMALVGDTFYVGNTDGVVAFPYVAGANSITAPGKKLVSFKPAGHWTRSLLPSPDGKKLYAGVGSLSNIAEGGMAVEEGRAAIYELDLASGSSRIFASGLRNAVGMAWEPNTGVLWTVVNERDGLGDETPPDYLTSVRDGGFYGWPYCYWGQTVDDRVPQDPAMVAKAITPDYALGGHTASLGLCWVPSGTLPGFPDGMAIGQHGSWNRSTLSGYKLVFVPFENGRPSGPARDILSGFLAPDEKESYGRPVGVMLGPDGRSLLMADDVGDVIWRVTGA, encoded by the coding sequence ATGACCATGTCCAGCATTATGGCGCGCATCGTCGCGCTGATCGGCGGCGTCGCGCTGCAGTGGCGGAAGCTGCAGGGCGAAGCTCCTGCGCCTGCTTGGGGCAACGCGCCGGTGGTGCCCGAAGCAAAGCCGCAAGGCGCGCTGCCGACGCTGAAGATGCCGACCGCCAGGGGCTGGAGCGACGGGCAGAAGCCGGTGGCGGCGCCGGGACTGAAGGTCAATGCGTTTGCGACCGGTCTAAAACATCCGCGCTGGATCAACGTGCTCCCCAATGGCGACGTTCTCATTGCCGAGTCGAACCAGATCGCCGGACCGCCCAGAACCGTGTTCCACTACGCAATGCAGGCGACGATGCGGCGTGCCCGCGCGCTTGGCGATAGCGCGAACCGCATCACGCTGTTCCGCGACAGGGATGGCGACGGCGTCGCCGAAGTCCGCGAAACGTTTATGGAGGGACTGAACCAGCCGTTCGGCATGGCGCTGGTGGGCGACACTTTTTATGTCGGCAATACCGACGGCGTGGTGGCGTTCCCCTACGTGGCGGGCGCCAACAGCATCACCGCGCCGGGAAAGAAACTCGTCAGCTTCAAGCCCGCCGGGCATTGGACGCGCAGCCTGCTGCCGAGCCCCGATGGCAAGAAACTTTACGCCGGCGTCGGCTCGCTCAGCAACATCGCCGAGGGCGGCATGGCCGTTGAGGAAGGCCGCGCGGCGATCTACGAACTCGATCTGGCTTCCGGCTCGAGCCGCATCTTCGCCAGTGGCCTGCGCAACGCGGTCGGGATGGCCTGGGAGCCGAACACCGGCGTGCTCTGGACCGTGGTCAACGAACGCGACGGCCTCGGCGACGAGACGCCGCCGGATTATCTGACATCGGTGCGCGACGGCGGCTTCTACGGCTGGCCCTATTGCTACTGGGGCCAGACCGTCGACGACCGGGTGCCGCAGGATCCGGCGATGGTCGCCAAGGCGATCACGCCGGACTATGCGCTCGGCGGGCACACCGCCTCGCTCGGGCTGTGCTGGGTACCTTCAGGCACGCTGCCGGGCTTTCCGGACGGCATGGCGATCGGCCAGCACGGCTCGTGGAACCGCAGCACGCTGAGCGGCTACAAGCTGGTGTTCGTGCCGTTCGAAAACGGCCGTCCGTCCGGGCCGGCGCGGGATATTCTCTCCGGTTTCCTCGCGCCGGACGAGAAGGAATCCTACGGCCGGCCGGTCGGGGTCATGCTCGGCCCCGACGGCCGTTCGCTGCTGATGGCCGATGATGTCGGCGACGTGATCTGGCGGGTGACGGGTGCTTAG